CCGTGGCGGCGGTGGCCGTTGCCTGCGTCCTGGTTGTTGTTCCGTTGAGGGCGCAGGGCGGAGGCGGAAATTTCATTCCGGGCGATCCGAAGGCGGGCATGCGCAGCTTTTTCGATAAGGGCTGCGCGCGCTGCCACTCGGCGCTGGGCGAGGGAGGCCACAGCGCTCCTGACCTGGCGCGCGCTCCGGCGGGACATCTCAGCT
This genomic stretch from Terriglobia bacterium harbors:
- a CDS encoding cytochrome c → MIAIVKGRSSCVFLLAAVAAVAVACVLVVVPLRAQGGGGNFIPGDPKAGMRSFFDKGCARCHSALGEGGHSAPDLARAPAGHLS